A section of the Thiohalobacter sp. genome encodes:
- the dapA gene encoding 4-hydroxy-tetrahydrodipicolinate synthase, producing the protein MFHGSMVALVTPMREDGAVDDDSLAGLIECHVSQGTDAIVAVGTTGESATLDEEEHCALIRRCVELAAGRLPVIAGTGANATSEAIRLTRCAMEAGADACLLVTPYYNKPTQEGLYQHHKTVAEAVPIPQILYNVPGRTACDMRPETVERLSHISNIVGIKEATGDLDRARAILDCCGERLDLYSGDDATAMELMLMGGRGVISVTANVAPRAMHELCEAALSGDRARAEAINHRLEALHRDLFVEANPIPVKWALAEMGLIPPGLRLPLTPLSPQYHDRVRAALRQAGVLE; encoded by the coding sequence ATGTTTCACGGCAGCATGGTCGCGCTGGTCACCCCGATGCGGGAGGACGGGGCGGTCGACGACGACAGTCTTGCCGGTCTGATCGAATGCCACGTCAGCCAGGGGACCGATGCCATCGTTGCCGTCGGCACCACCGGTGAGTCGGCCACCCTGGACGAGGAAGAACACTGTGCCCTGATCCGCCGCTGCGTCGAGCTCGCGGCCGGCCGCCTGCCGGTGATCGCCGGCACCGGCGCCAATGCCACCAGCGAGGCCATTCGGCTGACCCGCTGCGCCATGGAGGCCGGCGCGGATGCCTGCCTGCTGGTCACCCCCTATTACAACAAGCCCACCCAGGAGGGCCTGTACCAGCACCACAAGACGGTGGCCGAGGCGGTGCCGATCCCGCAGATCCTCTACAACGTGCCCGGGCGGACGGCCTGCGACATGCGCCCGGAGACGGTCGAACGGCTGTCGCACATCTCCAACATCGTCGGCATCAAGGAGGCCACCGGCGATCTCGACCGTGCCCGCGCCATCCTCGACTGCTGCGGCGAGCGGCTGGATCTCTACAGTGGCGACGACGCCACCGCCATGGAGCTGATGCTGATGGGCGGCAGGGGTGTGATCTCGGTCACCGCCAACGTGGCGCCGCGGGCCATGCACGAGCTGTGCGAGGCGGCGCTGTCCGGCGACCGGGCGCGCGCCGAGGCCATCAACCACCGGCTGGAGGCGCTGCACCGTGACCTGTTCGTGGAAGCCAATCCGATTCCGGTGAAGTGGGCGCTGGCCGAGATGGGGCTGATCCCGCCCGGATTGCGCCTGCCGCTGACCCCCCTGTCACCGCAGTATCACGATCGCGTGCGCGCGGCCCTGCGCCAGGCCGGCGTGCTCGAATGA
- a CDS encoding galactose-1-phosphate uridylyltransferase: MQEDEAIREIRINPIVPSESVLVATARSMRPRKEEAPAPRDTRKHVDTCPFCAGNEHMTPPTIQAWPDEADWRIRLVENLYPVLGDDRQSSNLVFGLQQAIEGYGRHEVFIDHRDHGIALHEMSHDHLALLFGAYRDRMQQLYDADPRLRYVLVFKNFGPAAGASIAHTHSQIIAMPVVPENVYNEITHSRAYYRENHHCVFCALIDEALTFEATIYDRSSGQIRRRINVGQYVVERGERFIAIKPFASRFEWEVHILPLNHQSDFLEITDADRRDLAQVMQRTMARLDAVIGGAQYNYFLHSRPRGEDYEDCGQSYHWHLEICPRTSIPTGFELGSGLFVTTISPEEAAARLRAVELD, encoded by the coding sequence ATGCAGGAAGACGAGGCCATACGCGAGATCCGCATCAACCCCATCGTGCCGAGCGAGTCGGTGCTGGTGGCCACCGCGCGTTCCATGCGTCCGCGCAAGGAGGAGGCTCCCGCCCCGAGGGACACCCGCAAGCACGTGGACACCTGCCCCTTCTGCGCCGGCAACGAGCACATGACGCCACCCACCATCCAGGCCTGGCCGGACGAGGCCGACTGGCGGATCCGGCTGGTGGAGAACCTCTATCCCGTGCTCGGTGACGACCGCCAGTCCAGCAATCTGGTATTCGGACTGCAGCAGGCCATCGAGGGCTACGGCCGTCATGAGGTCTTCATCGACCATCGCGACCATGGCATCGCCCTGCACGAGATGAGCCATGACCACCTTGCCCTGCTGTTCGGCGCCTACCGCGACCGCATGCAGCAGCTCTACGATGCCGACCCCCGCCTGCGCTACGTGCTGGTGTTCAAGAACTTCGGCCCGGCCGCGGGCGCCAGCATCGCCCACACCCACAGCCAGATCATTGCCATGCCGGTAGTGCCGGAGAATGTCTACAACGAGATCACCCACAGCCGCGCCTACTACCGCGAGAACCACCACTGCGTGTTCTGCGCCCTGATCGACGAGGCGCTGACCTTCGAGGCCACCATCTACGACCGCAGCTCTGGGCAGATACGGCGCAGGATCAATGTCGGCCAGTACGTGGTCGAACGGGGCGAGCGCTTCATCGCCATCAAGCCCTTCGCCAGCCGTTTCGAATGGGAGGTGCACATCCTGCCCCTGAACCACCAGAGCGACTTCCTGGAGATCACCGACGCCGACCGCCGCGACCTGGCCCAGGTGATGCAACGCACCATGGCGCGTCTGGACGCCGTCATCGGCGGCGCCCAGTACAACTATTTCCTGCACTCGCGGCCGCGGGGAGAGGACTACGAGGACTGTGGACAGAGTTATCACTGGCACCTGGAGATCTGCCCGCGGACCTCGATCCCGACCGGCTTCGAGCTCGGCTCCGGTCTGTTCGTCACCACCATCAGCCCCGAGGAGGCCGCGGCGCGGCTGAGGGCGGTCGAACTCGACTGA
- a CDS encoding glycine cleavage system protein R has translation MSNYLVISAVGEDRPGLVDRISRCILDHEGSIADSRMTVLGGEFAIILLVSGNWNSIARLETALPALGEELGMVITTRRTASREPARDLLPYAVDVVALDNPGIVHRLANFFSRRSINIQDLATSSYAAPHTGTPMFAVHMTVDVPASTHIASLREEFMDFCDQLNLDAVIEPAKN, from the coding sequence ATGAGCAACTATCTCGTCATCTCGGCCGTGGGCGAAGACCGCCCCGGACTGGTCGACCGCATCTCGCGCTGCATCCTGGACCACGAGGGCAGCATTGCCGACAGCCGCATGACCGTGCTGGGCGGCGAATTCGCCATCATTCTGCTGGTTTCCGGCAACTGGAACAGCATCGCCAGGCTGGAGACGGCACTGCCGGCACTGGGCGAGGAACTGGGCATGGTCATTACCACGCGGCGCACCGCCTCGCGCGAGCCGGCACGGGACCTGCTGCCCTATGCCGTGGACGTGGTGGCCCTCGACAACCCCGGCATCGTGCACCGGCTGGCCAACTTCTTCTCCCGGCGCAGCATCAACATCCAGGATCTGGCCACCAGCAGCTACGCCGCGCCGCATACCGGCACCCCCATGTTCGCCGTGCACATGACGGTGGATGTGCCGGCGAGCACCCACATCGCCAGCCTGCGCGAGGAATTCATGGACTTCTGCGACCAGCTCAACCTGGACGCCGTCATCGAACCCGCCAAGAACTGA
- a CDS encoding peroxiredoxin, with protein sequence MSVSVGKKVPDFRLPATGDREIRLSDLRGKNVVLYFYPKDSTPGCTNEARDFRDSFSKFKRQNTVILGVSRDSLRSHENFKAKQDLPFELLSDTEEKVCRQFDVIREKNMYGRKVMGIERSTFLIDPEGRLVREWRKVRVPGHVDEVLQAVKDLNKAARGKA encoded by the coding sequence ATGAGCGTCAGCGTCGGCAAGAAGGTACCCGACTTCAGACTGCCCGCCACCGGCGACAGGGAAATCCGCCTGTCGGACCTGCGCGGCAAGAACGTGGTGCTCTATTTCTACCCGAAGGACAGCACCCCGGGCTGCACCAACGAGGCACGCGACTTCCGCGACAGTTTCAGCAAGTTCAAGCGACAGAATACGGTCATACTGGGCGTGTCCCGCGACAGCCTGCGCAGCCACGAGAACTTCAAGGCGAAACAGGACCTGCCCTTCGAGCTGTTGTCCGATACCGAGGAAAAGGTCTGTCGCCAGTTCGACGTCATCCGGGAAAAGAACATGTATGGCCGCAAGGTCATGGGCATAGAACGCAGCACCTTCCTCATCGACCCGGAGGGCCGGCTGGTCCGGGAATGGCGCAAGGTCAGGGTGCCGGGCCATGTCGACGAGGTACTTCAGGCCGTCAAGGATCTGAACAAGGCCGCCCGCGGCAAGGCCTGA
- a CDS encoding PhoH family protein, translated as MTEKRLFVLDTNVLMHDPTALFRFQEHGVFLPMAVLEELDHAKKGTSEVARNVRQVNRFLDDLTRRASPDDIAAGIPLAMEGIEDASTLAASGTLYLQTRSMEYELPAALPGNKPDNDILGTALALQKERPGTPVTLVSKDINLRIKAAILGLRAEDYYNDQVLEDVNLLYSGLAELDAGFWDTHGDHLESWQEEGRTFYRLRGPQLAELLPNQCVFVEGGRGFEALVHEIGADGVVLELAEDYRKPNHSVWGITARNREQNFALNLLMNPDIDFVSLVGQAGSGKTLLTLAAGLTQVLEDKRYSEIIMTRVTVPVGEDIGFLPGTEEEKMTPWMGALMDNLEVLTQTDAGDWGRAATNDLLQRRIRIHSLNFMRGRTFLNKFLIIDEAQNLTSKQMKTLITRAGPGTKVVCLGNIAQIDTPYLTETTSGLTYVVDRFKPWVHGGHITLRQGERSRLADFAAEVL; from the coding sequence ATGACCGAAAAGCGCCTGTTCGTGCTCGACACCAACGTGTTGATGCATGACCCCACCGCCCTGTTCCGGTTCCAGGAACATGGCGTATTCCTGCCCATGGCCGTGCTGGAGGAGCTGGACCACGCCAAGAAGGGCACTTCCGAGGTCGCCCGCAACGTGCGCCAGGTGAACCGCTTTCTGGATGACCTCACCCGGCGCGCCTCGCCCGATGACATCGCCGCCGGCATCCCGCTGGCAATGGAGGGCATCGAGGACGCAAGCACCCTGGCCGCCAGCGGCACCCTCTACCTGCAGACCCGCAGCATGGAGTATGAACTGCCGGCCGCACTGCCCGGCAACAAGCCGGACAACGACATCCTCGGCACCGCGCTGGCGCTGCAGAAGGAACGCCCGGGCACACCGGTCACACTGGTGTCCAAGGACATCAATCTGCGCATCAAGGCTGCCATCCTCGGCCTGCGCGCCGAGGACTACTACAACGACCAGGTCCTCGAAGACGTCAACCTGCTCTACAGCGGGTTGGCCGAGCTCGATGCCGGTTTCTGGGACACCCACGGCGACCATCTCGAGTCCTGGCAGGAGGAAGGCAGAACCTTCTACCGGCTGCGCGGCCCGCAACTGGCCGAACTGCTGCCCAACCAGTGCGTGTTCGTGGAGGGCGGGCGCGGCTTCGAAGCGCTGGTGCACGAGATCGGTGCGGACGGCGTGGTGCTTGAACTGGCCGAGGACTACCGCAAGCCCAATCACAGCGTCTGGGGCATCACGGCCCGCAACCGGGAACAGAACTTCGCCCTCAACCTGCTGATGAATCCCGACATCGACTTCGTCAGCCTGGTAGGCCAGGCCGGCAGCGGCAAGACGCTGCTGACCCTGGCCGCGGGCCTGACCCAGGTGCTGGAGGACAAGCGTTACAGCGAGATCATCATGACCCGGGTCACGGTACCGGTCGGCGAGGACATCGGCTTCCTGCCCGGCACCGAAGAGGAAAAGATGACGCCTTGGATGGGCGCGCTGATGGACAATCTGGAGGTGCTCACCCAGACCGACGCCGGCGACTGGGGGCGCGCCGCCACCAACGACCTGCTGCAGAGACGGATCCGCATCCATTCCCTGAATTTCATGCGCGGGCGCACTTTCCTCAACAAGTTCCTCATCATCGACGAGGCCCAGAACCTGACCTCCAAGCAGATGAAGACCCTGATCACCCGCGCCGGACCGGGCACCAAGGTGGTGTGCCTGGGCAACATCGCCCAGATCGACACCCCCTACCTCACCGAGACTACCTCCGGGCTCACCTACGTCGTCGACCGTTTCAAACCCTGGGTCCATGGCGGCCACATCACCCTCCGCCAGGGCGAGCGCTCGCGGCTGGCTGATTTTGCGGCGGAGGTGTTGTGA
- a CDS encoding AI-2E family transporter, translating to MMDVIRQWFQRYFSDPQVVILALLLILGTLVIIAFGDMLAPVLASVVIAYLLEGLVGVLERRGLRRTLAVTLVFLAFMLLLLFLMLVVVPRLSAQVTQLFQQLPEMIATGQEKLMRLPERYPAFISDEQVTQLMTTIRAELAALGQRVLSLSVASLLSIITLLVYLILVPVLVFFFLKDKARILGWIAGYLPRDRALTAQVWHEVNMQIGNYVRGKVWEIFIVGGVTYATFKFMGLNYAVLLATLVGLSVVIPYIGAAAVTVPVALIAYFQFGWSADFAWILVAYGVIQALDGNVLVPLLFSEVVNLHPVAIIVAVLVFGGLWGFWGVFFAIPLATLVQAVLRAWPRRPAEDAAEPAAS from the coding sequence CTGATGGACGTCATCCGCCAGTGGTTCCAGCGTTACTTCTCGGACCCGCAGGTGGTCATCCTGGCCCTGTTGCTGATCCTCGGTACCCTGGTCATCATCGCCTTCGGCGACATGCTGGCGCCGGTGCTGGCCAGCGTGGTCATCGCCTATCTGCTGGAGGGCCTGGTGGGCGTGCTGGAGCGACGCGGTCTCAGGCGCACCCTGGCGGTGACCCTGGTATTCCTTGCCTTCATGCTGCTGCTGCTGTTCCTGATGCTGGTCGTGGTGCCGCGCCTGTCGGCGCAGGTCACCCAGCTGTTTCAGCAACTGCCGGAGATGATCGCCACCGGTCAGGAGAAGCTGATGCGGCTGCCCGAACGCTATCCCGCCTTCATCAGCGACGAGCAGGTCACCCAGCTCATGACCACCATCCGCGCCGAGCTGGCCGCGCTGGGGCAGCGGGTGCTGTCGTTGTCGGTGGCCTCCCTCCTGAGCATCATCACCCTCCTGGTCTATCTCATTCTGGTTCCGGTGCTGGTGTTTTTCTTTCTGAAGGACAAGGCGCGCATCCTCGGCTGGATCGCTGGCTACCTGCCGCGCGACCGGGCGCTGACCGCGCAGGTCTGGCACGAGGTCAACATGCAGATCGGCAACTATGTGCGCGGCAAGGTGTGGGAGATCTTCATCGTCGGCGGCGTCACCTATGCCACCTTCAAGTTCATGGGGCTGAACTATGCCGTGCTGCTGGCGACCCTGGTCGGGCTGTCGGTGGTCATTCCCTATATCGGTGCCGCCGCAGTCACGGTGCCGGTGGCCCTGATCGCCTATTTCCAGTTCGGCTGGTCAGCGGATTTTGCCTGGATACTGGTCGCCTACGGCGTGATCCAGGCCCTGGACGGCAACGTGCTGGTGCCCCTGCTGTTCTCGGAGGTGGTCAACCTGCACCCGGTGGCCATCATCGTCGCCGTGCTGGTGTTCGGCGGCCTGTGGGGATTCTGGGGCGTGTTCTTCGCCATCCCGCTGGCCACGCTGGTCCAGGCCGTATTGCGCGCCTGGCCGCGGCGGCCGGCGGAGGATGCCGCGGAGCCTGCCGCATCCTGA
- a CDS encoding Crp/Fnr family transcriptional regulator has translation MSDLIDRLNELAARLPESGRQTLVDFAEFLCSRQQPPAPDPVASRPMETPAAPVIETPRPIPRPEQESVIKALKRLAATYPMLDKQKMLNETSGLVTQHVIMRRDAGEVIDELEAVFARCYEEYRAERGG, from the coding sequence ATGTCCGATCTCATCGATCGTCTCAATGAACTGGCCGCGCGCCTGCCGGAATCCGGCCGGCAGACGCTGGTCGACTTCGCCGAATTCCTGTGCAGCCGCCAGCAGCCGCCGGCACCCGATCCGGTTGCCTCCCGGCCCATGGAAACCCCTGCCGCGCCGGTCATAGAGACGCCGCGGCCCATTCCCCGCCCCGAGCAGGAATCGGTGATCAAGGCGCTCAAGCGCCTGGCGGCGACCTATCCGATGCTGGACAAGCAGAAGATGCTGAACGAGACCTCGGGCCTGGTCACGCAGCATGTCATCATGCGCCGCGATGCAGGCGAGGTGATCGATGAGCTGGAGGCGGTGTTCGCGCGCTGCTACGAGGAATACCGCGCCGAGCGGGGGGGCTGA
- a CDS encoding selenium metabolism-associated LysR family transcriptional regulator, with protein MADRRLQVFHTVARMLSFTKAAETLHMTQPAVTFQVRQLEEHFNTRLFDRTHNRISLTEAGRRVYEYADRIFELYDEMENAVREMTGEISGVIMIGASTTIAEYMLPALLGDFRVKYPEVNVQLKVSNTEGIVSMVENNVIDLGVVEAPVSNKNLVVEVCRMDELVAIVPPKHPLAGKKVIRIQELLQHPYICREEGSGTREVIQEYLQRCKLNINEISVCMELGSPEAVKGAVEAGMGVSIVSRATIHKELQLGTLVALPLDPPLERPFSFVHQKQKFRHLAMDELLEFARNYCKTHRED; from the coding sequence ATGGCTGATCGCAGACTACAGGTTTTTCATACCGTCGCCCGGATGCTGAGCTTCACCAAGGCAGCCGAGACGCTACACATGACGCAGCCGGCAGTCACCTTCCAGGTGCGCCAGCTCGAGGAACATTTCAACACCCGTCTGTTCGACCGCACCCACAACCGCATCAGCCTGACCGAGGCGGGCCGCCGCGTCTACGAATACGCCGATCGCATCTTCGAGCTCTACGACGAGATGGAGAACGCGGTCCGCGAGATGACCGGCGAGATCAGCGGTGTCATCATGATCGGCGCCTCCACTACCATTGCCGAGTACATGCTGCCCGCGCTGCTGGGCGATTTCCGGGTCAAGTATCCGGAGGTCAACGTTCAGCTCAAGGTTTCCAATACCGAGGGCATCGTCTCCATGGTCGAGAACAATGTCATCGACCTGGGTGTGGTCGAGGCGCCTGTTTCCAACAAGAACCTGGTGGTCGAGGTCTGCCGCATGGACGAACTGGTGGCCATCGTGCCGCCCAAGCATCCGCTGGCCGGGAAAAAGGTGATCAGGATCCAGGAGCTGCTCCAGCACCCCTACATCTGCCGCGAGGAGGGTTCGGGCACGCGCGAAGTCATCCAGGAATACCTGCAGCGCTGCAAGCTCAACATCAACGAAATCAGTGTGTGCATGGAACTGGGCAGTCCCGAGGCGGTCAAGGGCGCGGTGGAGGCGGGCATGGGGGTCTCCATCGTCTCGCGGGCCACCATCCACAAGGAACTGCAGTTGGGCACCCTGGTGGCGCTGCCGCTGGATCCGCCGCTGGAACGTCCTTTCTCCTTCGTGCATCAGAAGCAGAAGTTCCGCCACCTGGCCATGGACGAGCTGCTGGAGTTCGCGCGCAACTACTGCAAGACCCACCGGGAAGACTGA